The Anas acuta chromosome 18, bAnaAcu1.1, whole genome shotgun sequence genome has a segment encoding these proteins:
- the SLC38A10 gene encoding solute carrier family 38 member 10 isoform X1, protein MAAAAAAPGSNWGLIMNVVNSIVGVSVLTVPFCFRQCGIVLGALLLVFCSWMTHQSCMFLVKAANLSKRRTYPGLAFHAYGKAGKMLVETSMIGLMLGTCIAFYVVIGDLGSNFFARLLGFQVSGSFRIVLLFAVSLCIVLPLSLQRNMMASIQSFSAMALIFYTVFMFVIVLSSFKHGLFSGQWLQRVSYTRWEGIFRCIPIFGMSFACQSQVLPTYDSLDEPSVKIMSSIFASSLNVVTTFYITVGFFGYVSYTEAIAGNVLMNFPSNLVTEMIRVGFMMSVAVGFPMMILPCRQALNTLLFEQQQKDGTFAAGGYMPPLRFKALTLAVVFGTMIGGIMIPNVETVLGLTGATMGSLICFICPALIYKKIHKNALCSQIILWIGLGMLVISTYTTLSATEDAPVKTEAVGLEHLEREESRMEQDPVKMPEQNPAVEEAEDDRDKPKLLDEKEEMEQPQIKVPMEVPERDEERGKLEEKVQLDRPDQGIALPVGEAHRHEPPVPRDEVQVDTGREREESDENKLGAAKGAAAALQEPAQPQPQEEELGPKEGKEAMAENRPRGGTEEPAKNPKHVPEVKVQQGARPPYKEQQPAQPAPDGEQKAEAGEKTKLQPPRKAEEAAEKEAEPGENQELPLPDRAAPAQPQQPEPRESRNVEEKQPENAESKLEDAGQAKLLDHAVLLQVIKEQQVQQKQLLDQQAKLLAVIEEQHKEIHQQRQEEGGEEKPKQAEMQQEPAAPLSKSKEEESLGAKQEAKAGGKEPPEPPVAGLGRQPAESAEQRRGTAGKLEEAGHRREVPGVPPKERKAPQQESDRAAKKAAENWDAQDAKNHLEKKPLAEDFGGAKAGRDVQEKNSLKAVEAATAPIQREPPGAAKVPRAAGKGLERDSGADLKAKALSQVEPREPAVAPGSSSKLKVAGSEQHPREQRGAEGAEGAGRQQAAAQGHVAGKGQGKDGDPGENAVELAQDPQGSLRSRQRHVEGRLTNDFEKKPSPENAATRGDRSRQEHDLKPNRDLKLQADLDLRRRRRELLPPQEEEKEGEDEEEEEEEEGAQGAGVLIGLNPLPDVKVNDLRSALETRLSQVAEGAQQVVRSRRLRQLGGADSSV, encoded by the exons atggcggcggcggcggcggcgccgggctCCAACTGGGGCCTGATCATGAACGTGGTGAACAGCATCGTGGGCGTCAGCGTGCTCACTGTGCCCTTCTGCTTCCGGCAG TGCGGCATCGTGCTGGGCGCCCTGCTCCTGGTTTTCTGCTCGTGGATGACCCACCAGTCCTGCATGTTCCTGGTGAAGGCGGCCAACCTCAGCAAGCGCCGCACCTACCCCGGCCTGG CATTTCACGCCtatggaaaagcaggaaaaatgttGGTGGAAACAAG CATGATCGGGCTGATGCTGGGGACTTGCATTGCTTTCTATGTTGTCATTGGTGATTTGGGGTCCAACTTCTTTGCTCGGCTGCTCGGATTCCAG GTGTCGGGCAGCTTCCGCATAGTCCTGCTCTTCGCCGTCTCCTTGTGCATCGTGCTTCCCCTGAGCCTGCAGAGGAACATGATGGCCTCCATCCAGTCCTTCAGTGCCATGGCACTCATCTTCTACACCGTGTTCATGTTCGTG ATCGTGCTGTCGTCCTTCAAGCACGGCCTCTTCAGCGGGCAGTGGCTGCAGCGAGTTAGCTACACCCGCTGGGAGGGCATCTTCCGCTGCATCCCCATCTTCGGCATGTCGTTTGCCTGCCAGTC TCAGGTCTTGCCTACCTATGATAGCTTGGATGAGCCGTCTGTTAAAATCATGAGCTCCATATTTGCTTCTTCCCTAAACGTGGTCACCACCTTTTACATCACG GTGGGGTTCTTTGGCTACGTGAGTTACACTGAAGCCATTGCTGGGAACGTCCTAATGAACTTCCCTTCCAACCTTGTGACGGAGATGATTCGCGTGGGATTCATGATGTCGGTAGCCGTGGGGTTTCCCATGATGATTCTCCCGTGCAGACAGGCGCTGAACACCCTTCTCTTTGAGCAGCAG CAGAAGGATGGCACCTTCGCCGCGGGGGGCTACATGCCCCCGCTCCGCTTCAAAGCCCTGACGCTGGCCGTGGTGTTTGGAACCATGATCGGAGGCATCATGATCCCCAACG TGGAAACAGTCCTGGGCCTGACGGGTGCCACGATGGGAAGCCTCATTTGTTTCATCTGCCCGGCTCTGATTTACAAGAAGATCCACAAGAACGCGCTCTGCTCACAG atcATCCTGTGGATCGGGCTGGGGATGCTGGTTATTAGCACCTACACCACCCTGTCTGCCACCGAGGACGCCCCGGTGAAGACGGAAGCGGTGGGCTTGGAGCACCTGgaaagagaggagagcagaATGGAGCAGGACCCTGTCAAAATGCCAG AGCAGAACCCCGCGGTGGAGGAGGCGGAGGATGACCGCGATAAACCGAAGCTGCTGGATGAAaaggaggagatggagcagcCGCAGATCAAGGTGCCCATGGAGGTACCCGAGAGGGACGAGGAGAGAGGGAAGCTGGAGGAGAAGGTGCAGCTCGACCGGCCCGACCAAG GGATCGCCCTGCCCGTGGGGGAAGCGCACCGCCACGAGCCGCCTGTGCCGCGGGACGAGGTGCAGGTGGACACGGGCCGGGAGCGGGAGGAATCCGACGAGAACAAGCTCGGGGCAGCCAaaggcgccgccgccgcgctgcaGGAgccggcacagccccagccccaggaagaggagctgggcccgaaagaagggaaggaagcgATGGCTGAGAACCGACCGCGGGGAGGGACCGAGGAGCCAGCCAAGAATCCCAAGCACGTCCCGGAGGTGAAGGTGCAGCAGGGTGCCAGGCCGCCGTACAAGGAGCAGCAGCCGGCACAACCAGCGCCGGACGGGGAGCAGAAAGCTGAGGCTggggagaaaacaaagctgcagccccccaggaaagcagaggaggctgcagagaagGAAGCCGAGCCCG GTGAAAATCAGGAGCTGCCCCTCCCGGATcgagctgccccagcccagccccagcagccggAGCCGAGGGAGAGCAGGAATGTGGAGGAGAAACAACCCGAGAACGCCGAGAGCAAGCTGGAGG atGCTGGGCAGGCGAAGCTGCTCGATCAcgcggtgctgctgcaggtgatCAAAGAGCAGCAagtgcagcagaagcagctgctcGACCAGCAGGCGAAGCTGCTGGCGGTAATCGAAGAGCAGCACAAGGAGATCCaccagcagaggcaggaggagggaggagaggagaagccaAAGCAAG cagaaatgcagcaggAGCCCGCGGCGCCTCTGTCCAAgagcaaggaggaggagagcctgGGAGCTAAACAAGAAGCCAAGGCAGGGGGTAaggagccccccgagccccccgtgGCGGGGCTGGGCAGGCAGCCTGCAGAGTCAGCCGAGCAGCGCAGGGGCACGGCAGGAAAGCTGGAAGAGGCCGGGCACAGGCGCGAGGTTCCTGGGGTTCCTCCCAAGGAGCGGAAGGCGCCGCAGCAGGAGAGCGACAGAGCTGCTAAAAAGGCCGCGGAGAACTGGGATGCTCAGGATGCCAAAAACCACCTAGAAAAGAAGCCCTTGGCCGAGGATTTCGGAGGAGCCAAAGCTGGGAGAGACGTCCAGGAGAAGAATTCCCTGAAAGCCGTGGAAGCGGCCACAGCTCCCATCCAAAGAGAGCCGCCGGGGGCTGCCAAAGTTCCGAGAGCGGCAGGAAAGGGCCTGGAAAGAGACTCGGGAGCAGACCTGAAAGCCAAAGCTCTGAGCCAGGTGGAGCCCAGGGAGCCGGCAGTTGCGCCGGGCTCCTCGAGCAAACTGAAGGTGGCCGGGAGCGAGCAGCACCCGCGGGAGCAGCGGGGAGCTGAGGGGGCCGAGGGGGCCGGCAGGCAGCAGGCGGCCGCGCAGGGCCACGTGGCCGGcaaagggcaggggaaggacGGGGACCCCGGGGAGAACGCGGTGGAATTGGCCCAGGACCCTCAGGGAAGCCTCCGGAGCAGGCAGAGGCACGTGGAAGGGCGGCTCACGaatgattttgagaagaaaCCCAGCCCGGAGAACGCCGCCACCCGCGGGGACAGGAGCCGGCAGGAGCACGACCTCAAACCCAACCGCGACCTCAAGCTGCAGGCGGACCTCGACCTGCGCCGCCGGAGACGGGAGCTGCTCcccccccaggaggaggagaaggagggggaggatgaggaggaggaggaggaggaggaaggggcgcAGGGGGCGGGGGTTTTAATCGGCCTGAACCCCCTCCCCGATGTGAAAGTGAACGACCTCCGCAGCGCGCTGGAGACGCGCCTGAGCCAGGTGGCGGAGGGGGCGCAGCAAGTGGTGCGCAGCCGGCGGCTCCggcagctggggggggctgACAGCAGCGTGTGA
- the TEPSIN gene encoding AP-4 complex accessory subunit tepsin — MAAPLRDRLCFLSRLPVLLRGTADEDGPCPGYVLEEIAKISRESPGSSQCLLEYLLKRLQSGSCRVKLKVLKILLHTCAQGSPQFVLQLKRNAAFIREAAAFTGPPDPLHGNSLNQKVRAAAQDLASVLFSDAALPTPAPLPARPLPPAGMGSKPSPCSSLQGFGFSSERSGSGSAGEALLSTIQRAAEAVANAVLPTPEAPRPPCRELHEDSYQPVRAPSPSRSSPSSARPPAATTAHSTRASHQPGLAGGGWEEADSGHSSQDSSQDNADLSRASDSYSKSGSDSHSGASRDLANGAERVDAEGPGDCLREVSLVATLTQGPRVFLSREEAQQFLKECGLLNCEVVLELLSRALQDPSDSVRMRSMCAISSLMCSDLLALDQIFAATQQHLQQLSQGSPGPVANRATKLLRQFEALCRGRPSPKSPHPSVLPEASAPCTADLLTDVPPLPNEGILQPLSAAPLPPAATPAPGGDPRLQTEPWGEPGPTAAATPREEEAASRLQGDTSTVAAPPRSLSLFAGMELVARPGTVLAPLAPHEEPRTLPQPEDGAGPPQSSREPSAFSFLNV; from the exons ATGGCGGCGCCTCTGCGGGACCGGCTGTGCTTCCTCAGCCGG cTCCCGGTGCTGCTGCGGGGCACGGCGGACGAGGACGGGCCCTGCCCCGGGTACGTGCTGGAGGAGATCGCCA AGATCTCCCGCGAGTCGCCCGGCAGCAGCCAGTGCCTGCTGGAATACCTGCTGAAACGGCTGCAGAGCGGCTCCTGCCGCGTCAAGCTGAAG GTGCTGAAGATCCTGCTGCACACGTGCGCCCAGGGCTCCCCCCAGTTTGTCCTGCAGCTGAAGAGGAACGCCGCCTTCATCCGCGAGGCTGCAG CGTTCACTGggcccccagaccccctccaTGGCAACAGCTTGAACCAGAAGGTCCGGGCGGCTGCGCAG GATTTGGCCAGCGTTCTCTTCTCGGATGCTGCTCTCCCGACTcctgccccgctgcctgcccgTCCCCTGCCTCCCGCGG GCATGGGATCCaagcccagcccctgcagctccttgcAAGGATTCGGCTTCAGCAGCGAGAGGAGCGGCTCCG GCTCTGCAGGTGaagccctgctcagcaccatCCAGCGAGCGGCCGAAGCGGTGGCCAACGCCGTGCTCCCCACCCCGGAGGCTCCCCGGCCCCCCTGCAGGGAGCTCCACGAGGATTCCTACCAGCCCGTCAGGGCTCCCTCTCCCTCCAGGAGCTCGCCCAGCTCCGCCAGGCCTCCAGCAGCCACCACAGCTCACAGCACCCGAG CGAGCCACCAGCCGGGGCTGGCCGggggaggctgggaggaggcGGACAGCGGGCACAGCTCGCAGGATTCCTCGCAGGACAACGCTGACCTGAGCCGAGCCTCCGACTCCTACAGCAAATCCGGCAGCGACAGCCACTCCGGGGCCAGCAGGGACTTGGCAAACGGGGCTGAGAG GGTGGACGCTGAGGGGCCGGGTGACTGCCTGCGGGAGGTGAGCCTGGTGGCGACGCTCACCCAGGGCCCCAGGGTGTTCCTGAGCAGGGAGGAGGCGCAGCAATTCCTCAAGGA GTGCGGGCTCCTGAACTGCGaggtggtgctggagctgctcagccGGGCCCTGCAGGACCCCAGCGACAGCGTCCGCATG cGCTCCATGTGCGCCATCTCGTCCCTCATGTGCTCCGACCTGCTGGCCCTCGACCAGATCTTCGCCGCGacgcagcagcacctgcagcagctcagccaaggcagccccggccccgtggCCAACCGAGCCACCAAG CTCCTGCGCCAGTTCGAGGCTCTCTGCAGGGGCCGCCCATCCCCGAAGAGCCCCCACCCCTCCGTCCTCCCCGAAGCTTCAGCCCCGTGCACCGCGGACCTGCTGACGGACGTCCCCCCGCTGCCCAACGAGGGAATCCTCCAGCCCCTGagcgcggccccgctcccccccgctGCTaccccagcccccgggggggaTCCCCGGCTGCAAACGGAGCCGTGGGGGGAGCCCGGCCCCACGGCAGCGGCCACCCCCCGCGAGGAGGAGGCGGCGAGCAGACTGCAGGGGGACACATCCACCgtggctgcccccccccgcagcctGTCCCTTTTTGCTGGCATGGAGCTGGTGGCCCGGCCGGGCACGGTGCTcgcccccctcgccccccacGAGGAGCCGCGGACGCTGCCCCAGCCCGAGGATGGGGCTGGGCCCCCTCAGAGCAGCCGGGAGCCTTctgccttctccttcctcaACGTGTAG
- the NDUFAF8 gene encoding NADH dehydrogenase [ubiquinone] 1 alpha subcomplex assembly factor 8: MSAAPTWRRPARDGTAAAMSGRGVWLRARARLRRFPALLGGCGEQAAAYGRCVAAASAGSGEVRQDGCLREFTALRECFNRAAAART; the protein is encoded by the exons ATGAGCGCCGCGCCAACATGGCGGCGCCCAGCCCGTGACGGGACGGCGGCGGCGATGTCGGGCCGCGGCGTCTGGCTGCGGGCGCGGGCCCGGCTCCGGCGCTTCCCggcgctgctggggggctgcggggagcag gcCGCCGCCTACGGGCGCTGCGTGGCCGCGGCCTCGGCGGGCAGCGGGGAGGTGCGGCAGGACGGCTGCCTGCGGGAATTCACGGCGCTGCGGGAGTGCTTCAACCGAGCC GCAGCGGCGAGAACGTAA
- the SLC38A10 gene encoding solute carrier family 38 member 10 isoform X2, producing the protein MAAAAAAPGSNWGLIMNVVNSIVGVSVLTVPFCFRQCGIVLGALLLVFCSWMTHQSCMFLVKAANLSKRRTYPGLAFHAYGKAGKMLVETSMIGLMLGTCIAFYVVIGDLGSNFFARLLGFQVSGSFRIVLLFAVSLCIVLPLSLQRNMMASIQSFSAMALIFYTVFMFVIVLSSFKHGLFSGQWLQRVSYTRWEGIFRCIPIFGMSFACQSQVLPTYDSLDEPSVKIMSSIFASSLNVVTTFYITVGFFGYVSYTEAIAGNVLMNFPSNLVTEMIRVGFMMSVAVGFPMMILPCRQALNTLLFEQQQKDGTFAAGGYMPPLRFKALTLAVVFGTMIGGIMIPNVETVLGLTGATMGSLICFICPALIYKKIHKNALCSQIILWIGLGMLVISTYTTLSATEDAPVKTEAVGLEHLEREESRMEQDPVKMPEQNPAVEEAEDDRDKPKLLDEKEEMEQPQIKVPMEVPERDEERGKLEEKVQLDRPDQGIALPVGEAHRHEPPVPRDEVQVDTGREREESDENKLGAAKGAAAALQEPAQPQPQEEELGPKEGKEAMAENRPRGGTEEPAKNPKHVPEVKVQQGARPPYKEQQPAQPAPDGEQKAEAGEKTKLQPPRKAEEAAEKEAEPGENQELPLPDRAAPAQPQQPEPRESRNVEEKQPENAESKLEDAGQAKLLDHAVLLQVIKEQQVQQKQLLDQQAKLLAVIEEQHKEIHQQRQEEGGEEKPKQEMQQEPAAPLSKSKEEESLGAKQEAKAGGKEPPEPPVAGLGRQPAESAEQRRGTAGKLEEAGHRREVPGVPPKERKAPQQESDRAAKKAAENWDAQDAKNHLEKKPLAEDFGGAKAGRDVQEKNSLKAVEAATAPIQREPPGAAKVPRAAGKGLERDSGADLKAKALSQVEPREPAVAPGSSSKLKVAGSEQHPREQRGAEGAEGAGRQQAAAQGHVAGKGQGKDGDPGENAVELAQDPQGSLRSRQRHVEGRLTNDFEKKPSPENAATRGDRSRQEHDLKPNRDLKLQADLDLRRRRRELLPPQEEEKEGEDEEEEEEEEGAQGAGVLIGLNPLPDVKVNDLRSALETRLSQVAEGAQQVVRSRRLRQLGGADSSV; encoded by the exons atggcggcggcggcggcggcgccgggctCCAACTGGGGCCTGATCATGAACGTGGTGAACAGCATCGTGGGCGTCAGCGTGCTCACTGTGCCCTTCTGCTTCCGGCAG TGCGGCATCGTGCTGGGCGCCCTGCTCCTGGTTTTCTGCTCGTGGATGACCCACCAGTCCTGCATGTTCCTGGTGAAGGCGGCCAACCTCAGCAAGCGCCGCACCTACCCCGGCCTGG CATTTCACGCCtatggaaaagcaggaaaaatgttGGTGGAAACAAG CATGATCGGGCTGATGCTGGGGACTTGCATTGCTTTCTATGTTGTCATTGGTGATTTGGGGTCCAACTTCTTTGCTCGGCTGCTCGGATTCCAG GTGTCGGGCAGCTTCCGCATAGTCCTGCTCTTCGCCGTCTCCTTGTGCATCGTGCTTCCCCTGAGCCTGCAGAGGAACATGATGGCCTCCATCCAGTCCTTCAGTGCCATGGCACTCATCTTCTACACCGTGTTCATGTTCGTG ATCGTGCTGTCGTCCTTCAAGCACGGCCTCTTCAGCGGGCAGTGGCTGCAGCGAGTTAGCTACACCCGCTGGGAGGGCATCTTCCGCTGCATCCCCATCTTCGGCATGTCGTTTGCCTGCCAGTC TCAGGTCTTGCCTACCTATGATAGCTTGGATGAGCCGTCTGTTAAAATCATGAGCTCCATATTTGCTTCTTCCCTAAACGTGGTCACCACCTTTTACATCACG GTGGGGTTCTTTGGCTACGTGAGTTACACTGAAGCCATTGCTGGGAACGTCCTAATGAACTTCCCTTCCAACCTTGTGACGGAGATGATTCGCGTGGGATTCATGATGTCGGTAGCCGTGGGGTTTCCCATGATGATTCTCCCGTGCAGACAGGCGCTGAACACCCTTCTCTTTGAGCAGCAG CAGAAGGATGGCACCTTCGCCGCGGGGGGCTACATGCCCCCGCTCCGCTTCAAAGCCCTGACGCTGGCCGTGGTGTTTGGAACCATGATCGGAGGCATCATGATCCCCAACG TGGAAACAGTCCTGGGCCTGACGGGTGCCACGATGGGAAGCCTCATTTGTTTCATCTGCCCGGCTCTGATTTACAAGAAGATCCACAAGAACGCGCTCTGCTCACAG atcATCCTGTGGATCGGGCTGGGGATGCTGGTTATTAGCACCTACACCACCCTGTCTGCCACCGAGGACGCCCCGGTGAAGACGGAAGCGGTGGGCTTGGAGCACCTGgaaagagaggagagcagaATGGAGCAGGACCCTGTCAAAATGCCAG AGCAGAACCCCGCGGTGGAGGAGGCGGAGGATGACCGCGATAAACCGAAGCTGCTGGATGAAaaggaggagatggagcagcCGCAGATCAAGGTGCCCATGGAGGTACCCGAGAGGGACGAGGAGAGAGGGAAGCTGGAGGAGAAGGTGCAGCTCGACCGGCCCGACCAAG GGATCGCCCTGCCCGTGGGGGAAGCGCACCGCCACGAGCCGCCTGTGCCGCGGGACGAGGTGCAGGTGGACACGGGCCGGGAGCGGGAGGAATCCGACGAGAACAAGCTCGGGGCAGCCAaaggcgccgccgccgcgctgcaGGAgccggcacagccccagccccaggaagaggagctgggcccgaaagaagggaaggaagcgATGGCTGAGAACCGACCGCGGGGAGGGACCGAGGAGCCAGCCAAGAATCCCAAGCACGTCCCGGAGGTGAAGGTGCAGCAGGGTGCCAGGCCGCCGTACAAGGAGCAGCAGCCGGCACAACCAGCGCCGGACGGGGAGCAGAAAGCTGAGGCTggggagaaaacaaagctgcagccccccaggaaagcagaggaggctgcagagaagGAAGCCGAGCCCG GTGAAAATCAGGAGCTGCCCCTCCCGGATcgagctgccccagcccagccccagcagccggAGCCGAGGGAGAGCAGGAATGTGGAGGAGAAACAACCCGAGAACGCCGAGAGCAAGCTGGAGG atGCTGGGCAGGCGAAGCTGCTCGATCAcgcggtgctgctgcaggtgatCAAAGAGCAGCAagtgcagcagaagcagctgctcGACCAGCAGGCGAAGCTGCTGGCGGTAATCGAAGAGCAGCACAAGGAGATCCaccagcagaggcaggaggagggaggagaggagaagccaAAGCAAG aaatgcagcaggAGCCCGCGGCGCCTCTGTCCAAgagcaaggaggaggagagcctgGGAGCTAAACAAGAAGCCAAGGCAGGGGGTAaggagccccccgagccccccgtgGCGGGGCTGGGCAGGCAGCCTGCAGAGTCAGCCGAGCAGCGCAGGGGCACGGCAGGAAAGCTGGAAGAGGCCGGGCACAGGCGCGAGGTTCCTGGGGTTCCTCCCAAGGAGCGGAAGGCGCCGCAGCAGGAGAGCGACAGAGCTGCTAAAAAGGCCGCGGAGAACTGGGATGCTCAGGATGCCAAAAACCACCTAGAAAAGAAGCCCTTGGCCGAGGATTTCGGAGGAGCCAAAGCTGGGAGAGACGTCCAGGAGAAGAATTCCCTGAAAGCCGTGGAAGCGGCCACAGCTCCCATCCAAAGAGAGCCGCCGGGGGCTGCCAAAGTTCCGAGAGCGGCAGGAAAGGGCCTGGAAAGAGACTCGGGAGCAGACCTGAAAGCCAAAGCTCTGAGCCAGGTGGAGCCCAGGGAGCCGGCAGTTGCGCCGGGCTCCTCGAGCAAACTGAAGGTGGCCGGGAGCGAGCAGCACCCGCGGGAGCAGCGGGGAGCTGAGGGGGCCGAGGGGGCCGGCAGGCAGCAGGCGGCCGCGCAGGGCCACGTGGCCGGcaaagggcaggggaaggacGGGGACCCCGGGGAGAACGCGGTGGAATTGGCCCAGGACCCTCAGGGAAGCCTCCGGAGCAGGCAGAGGCACGTGGAAGGGCGGCTCACGaatgattttgagaagaaaCCCAGCCCGGAGAACGCCGCCACCCGCGGGGACAGGAGCCGGCAGGAGCACGACCTCAAACCCAACCGCGACCTCAAGCTGCAGGCGGACCTCGACCTGCGCCGCCGGAGACGGGAGCTGCTCcccccccaggaggaggagaaggagggggaggatgaggaggaggaggaggaggaggaaggggcgcAGGGGGCGGGGGTTTTAATCGGCCTGAACCCCCTCCCCGATGTGAAAGTGAACGACCTCCGCAGCGCGCTGGAGACGCGCCTGAGCCAGGTGGCGGAGGGGGCGCAGCAAGTGGTGCGCAGCCGGCGGCTCCggcagctggggggggctgACAGCAGCGTGTGA